A window of the Gammaproteobacteria bacterium genome harbors these coding sequences:
- a CDS encoding UDP-2,3-diacylglucosamine diphosphatase: protein MSDRNPRPNPQAAGPAYVVSDAHLGAQPGARAADLVDWLRHVRGRASHVVLNGDIFDFWFEYRRAIPRGHVRVLGAVAEVVDAGVPVTFLGGNHDWWGGSCLAEEIGVSFHRAPIRTSLAGRSAYIAHGDGLGRGDYGYRVASGILRSRMFRRAFRWIHPDLGVRLAAFLSRTDSHEGRPGEGNRQRARALELLAMRELERDETLDIVVFGHTHVPAVIEVAGRYYLNAGTWMRDRSYGVVEASGPPRIEHWEGEPPAS from the coding sequence AGGCTGCCGGGCCGGCCTACGTGGTGAGCGACGCTCACCTTGGTGCGCAGCCGGGCGCGCGCGCCGCCGATCTCGTGGACTGGTTGCGGCATGTGCGCGGACGCGCGTCGCACGTGGTCCTGAACGGAGACATCTTCGACTTCTGGTTCGAATACCGGCGCGCGATTCCGCGCGGGCACGTGCGCGTCCTCGGGGCGGTCGCGGAGGTGGTGGACGCGGGCGTGCCCGTGACCTTCCTGGGCGGCAACCACGACTGGTGGGGCGGCTCGTGCCTGGCGGAAGAGATCGGGGTGTCGTTCCATCGCGCCCCCATCCGCACGTCCCTCGCCGGCCGCAGCGCCTACATCGCCCACGGCGACGGGCTGGGCCGCGGCGACTACGGTTATCGGGTCGCGAGCGGCATCCTCAGGTCGCGCATGTTCCGCCGCGCATTCCGCTGGATCCATCCGGACCTCGGCGTTCGGCTCGCGGCCTTTCTCTCACGGACCGACAGCCACGAGGGCCGTCCGGGGGAAGGAAACCGACAGCGCGCCAGGGCGCTGGAGCTGCTTGCGATGCGGGAGCTCGAGCGCGACGAGACCCTCGACATCGTGGTCTTCGGGCACACTCATGTCCCTGCGGTTATTGAGGTTGCGGGCCGTTATTACCTCAACGCGGGCACATGGATGCGCGACCGTTCCTATGGGGTCGTCGAAGCCTCGGGGCCTCCCCGGATCGAGCACTGGGAGGGAGAGCCGCCTGCCTCCTAA